In Euphorbia lathyris chromosome 10, ddEupLath1.1, whole genome shotgun sequence, a single genomic region encodes these proteins:
- the LOC136209111 gene encoding transcription repressor MYB6-like — translation MRKPCCDKLDTNKGAWSKQEDHKLIDYIRKHGEGCWRTLPQAAGLLRCGKSCRLRWINYLRPDLKRGNFAEDEEDLIIKLHALLGNRWSLIAGRLPGRTDNEVKNYWNSHLRRKLLNMGIDPNNHRLNQFHLQHSASTNSSSVFKQEPAADVKLENVVNNNDNNDDEQAASDGESVLDQNVQQGFLPDLNLDLTITFPSSSSSIINVDQEKQEINNTESTILRLF, via the exons ATGAGAAAACCTTGCTGCGATAAACTAGATACCAACAAAGGAGCCTGGTCTAAACAAGAAGACCACAAACTCATTGATTATATTCGTAAACATGGCGAAGGTTGCTGGCGAACCCTACCTCAAGCTGCTGGTCTCCTCCGTTGCGGAAAAAGTTGCAGACTCAGATGGATCAATTATCTTAGACCTGACCTTAAAAGAGGAAACTTtgctgaagatgaagaagatctTATCATCAAGCTTCATGCCCTTCTTGGAAACAG GTGGTCACTTATAGCAGGGAGATTGCCTGGCCGTACTGATAATGAAGTTAAAAACTACTGGAATTCCCATTTAAGAAGAAAGCTTTTGAATATGGGAATTGATCCAAATAATCATCGTTTGAATCAGTTTCATCTTCAACATTCTGCCAGTACTAACTCTTCTTCTGTATTCAAACAAGAACCAGCAGCAGATGTTAAATTAGAAAATGTtgttaataataatgataataatgatGATGAACAAGCAGCATCTGATGGAGAAAGTGTTTTGGATCAGAATGTCCAGCAAGGATTTTTACCCGATCTAAATCTTGATCTTACGATTacctttccttcttcttcttcttcgatcaTCAATGTGGATCAAGAGAAGCAAGAGATTAATAATACAGAATCTACAATTCTTCGTCTGTTTTAG